The Oreochromis niloticus isolate F11D_XX linkage group LG18, O_niloticus_UMD_NMBU, whole genome shotgun sequence DNA window TATAATTACattgtcatttaaaatgaaatacagGGGGTAGTTAGACCCTTTGTTGCAAGCTGTATTGTGAAGTGTTACCTAAACGTCTAAGAGGCTCCACTATGATCTGACCTGAAAGCAGAAGctggctttttcttttcctttagaaactggaggcagctgaagaaagtCACCACATACGATCAGCTGGATCCCTCCAAATGGCTCGGTAGACCTCCTCACCGACCTGCAAGATTCCAAGGAGTTTTATCCAAGCtttgtctgtcagacaaatgaCTTCagatttgactctagaatactttgattCACAGAGGAGTTTGTGGTTCCATCAGTGACACCAGAGTGTCCATGTCTTTGGCTCCAAACCAAGCTCAAATCATCACACCCCCAGTTTTTATGAGGCGTTTGTGCTGATAGGCTGTGTTTGAGTGTCTCTAAATGTGGTTCTGTGTGGTATGAGCAGACATCACCACTTCAGTCTCATCTGTGCAAAGGTCATTGTTTcggaagtcttgtggtttgtttagatggaactctgttttaaatttccctGAGCACCGCACAGTCTGATGTTCAGGTTTGTTGGGTCAAACACTTGTGTTAACACACGTGAATGCTGCAGACCAGAAAACTGGCcaaacctctgcttttatagagatgCTCAAACATGATaatgtttaattaattttatgcatttgattagcagcacctgaaTTCTACCTACCCTCTTAACTCCTGTTGAAGTAGAAAATTGTAAATTAGTTTTTCATTTGGCTGCAGAGAATCAAGTGAAAATGAGTTTTTCACAGGAGTCTTTGCAGAGATTTCCTTTCTGTATTTTCCCCCACATGTGTACATTGTTTTTAGGCAAGTTTTTAGTAATATTCTGAGGTTAGCATGAACTAAAATGATTAACATAATTTCCAAAACAAACCAAGTGAACTTATTTTATGAAACATTAATATTATGAATTGACTAAAAGGGTTTTAATTGATTCACTTTATAATTTATGTCTATGGATTTTATAATACTGCTGATCTAATTTGAAATGGCTTGTTACTGCCACCAAAatagaaaagtaaaataatattaaaaattaaaagatcTTTTTGACTTCAGCTCTAACAAAACCAGCCTTTGAGCAAACACTTACTAAGGACTATGCTAGTGTGTAAATTTACATTTTGGAACAAATTAACATTATAAAGTAATTTTAGATCTCAGTCACGTTGCCCATCTTTGAATGCCATACTCACCTAGCTACCGCCTCAAGCTTGTCAAAGaactgagcctccaccatgGAAATCTCATCAATGATGAGGTGTCGACAGCTAGTCCAGTGCTGAAGCACCCCGGGCCTCTGAGCCAGCTCGATGCACTGCTCCAGTGGGGCAGAGCCTGAGCCAATACCTGGAAAGAGCAATGATTCAGAGAATGGAAAGAAAGAAGATAGCcagaaagaacaaaaatgaTTAACACCCTTGCAAATACTCAGCTCACATCCTACTGtatattaagatttaattaAAAAGGTCTGTTAAAAAGTGAAAAGATATCCGAGGAGCCCGCCTCAAAGATTTAAAGATTCATAAAAGTGAAATGGGGCATCAAGCAGACATTGAAATAAGTCCAAGGATGTGGTTCTAATTAATCgagtaaagaaacaaagaagggGCCAATTATAAGGACGGCTAAAATGATTATCCATATTTATCAGTTATATCCACTAAAACCTGAGGAaaacagaactttttttttttccattttatcgCATTGAGAACATGAGTGTTTAGACTGCTGGTTACACTAAATGGCCTGAGGAGGGAttaaaattgtaattttaacaTACTTTCAAGCCAAAATAAGCAGCCTGTACTTATATAAtgttttttctacattttctaTCCGATTTGAGCATTCAAAGTGCGTTCTTGCCACACACACATTAATCTGAGTGCTTTTTGTTTGCTTAAGGCTAAGCACTTGACCTCACACTCCAATGGAAGCAAATCAGGGTTCAGCATCTTGCCAAAGGACactttaatacatgcaaactAGGGGAGCCAAGGATCCTCAGACCTTCTGATTAGCAGAGGAGGTGCTCTAACAGTCGACTTCAAGAAAAGGATCAGCAGAATAATTATGTTTGTGCTTATAACCAATTTTCCCATTTCAGTTTTAgaaaaggctttaaaaaaaaaatttgataCCTGTAAATTGACCAATTATTTGTGTCATCTTGTTGATGTCGTGGGAAATAAATTGAGCTTCAAATAGTCCCAGTGATTATATTAACACACTTCAGATAATTAACTGACCAGCAAAGCTGTGTAACGTTGTTCCTCCGATGTGACACGCAGCCACTCCCGTGCTGGCTGTGGCAAAAGTGCTCTTTGGTGGGAGAGATCCCATGATTCTCTTGAGCAAGAAGGACTTTCCTGTACCTGAAAACACACCCAAGCAATATTTACACCAGGCTGTGTTGATGAAAATGTCACAAAAGGCATTTCATAAACAAGATGCAGCCTGTAATTTAGCAGAACAGTCAGGCAAAACAAGTATTTTCTCAGTGTCGTCGCTGTGAAGCTTCATCTTTGCACTTTTTACCTGCACTTCCGGTGAAAAAGACATTCTTGCCACTCAGCACTGCACTGAGAACAGCAGCCTGCTCTTTGTTAAGCTTGCGTGATGGTAAAGAGAGGATGGGCTTCTTACTCGGGTTGGCCTTTACCTAGAACAATCACAATATCTGCTGACATCTTTCTTCAAGTGCAACCCACAGCGTGAACAGAGAGAATGTGTTCAGGACACCAGTGCCTCCTGTGGGAAACAGTCTTGCAGTTTAATGTGAAGCAACCTGAATGTAAATGGGAGGGAGTGCTATGTGTACAACTCACTGGGCTGAAGTTACAGTCACTCCTGGAGCGTTTGACCTGCTGTCCTGTACCTGCAGCTGTCATCCTATTAGTGCGGTCTGTCAGTCCGTTAGGAGCCACTTTACTTCTCAGCTCATTGACTTTCTGGATGTCTTTTTGCTGCAGGGGGCTGATGGCCTCGAAGCTGCGGGGCAGGCCAGCCTTGAGCTTCTCTCGGTTGCTCAGAGCCTTGCTGCCCTGCCAGGCCTGGTGTTTGATGCTCAGGGTTTTGAGAAAGAGGCTGAGCTGGTCAGTCGGACAGTTTGACATGAGGACCTGGATGTTTTCAGGGACCAGTTTCACGGTGCACTTCCCATCTCTGGCAAACTTGGTGAAAAGTTTGAACTCTTTCAGATGGTAGCTTTGCGGCACTTTGCCGTCGTGGACTCGCAGGACGATCTCCTGAAACTCATTCCGGCCCAGAATAACTGAGGCTTTGCGGATGACCTGCCTCCGGGTCGCCTGTCCGGAGCTGTTGAGCTGCTCCACCGTCACAGTGCACTGAAGCTGTGCGCCGTCCTCTCCCGATAACATCACAGCGACTCtgagcacaaaaacaacacttaACATGAATTAACAATAAAACTAATATCACTGTAGCTGCAAGAGTGCATGAATCTTACAAAGAGGAAACGCTACTATTGTTTCAGAAAGCCTGAATTCAGAAGCAGCCGTGCTTATATTActcaaccaaaacaaacaacgAGGCTGAATATGCGACCCGGGTTTAAATCAACCTTTTACCgctgtttttaaacacattttgctAACCTTTGTCTCTCAGCTGCTCCTGCACTTCTGAACGCAAAACACCGATTTTCAAATTGTCGGTGCATGAGATCAGCCAATAGCAAAGCGATGCTCCCGGCCAATCAGAGAGAGGAGATTTAACATTGCAACCAATGGGAGACGACAAATGACGCCCCGTGCTTCCTGCGACCAATCAGTGAGCCCGTTGTCGTGACGTTGACTTTTGAGTGAAATACACATGGCTATCCGGAAATTACTGAAGGCAGGCAAATCCGGCCGGTGAGATCTCAACAAAGCAGCTGTTCTCACTTCAAATTCaacagaaaatatatttaacttTTTGAGTCATTCGGAAGCATTTGTAGTCTACCTTATATACCTTTAAGTGCGCATGCGTCAACCAGTTGTTCCTGCTTTTTCTCTTTACTTTAACTTTCTTCTTACttatttctttgtcttttacTTTGACAAAGTAAGTCTTAGAGTGTTTGCCACATAATTCCCTTCGGaattattaaagtattctgatcaATTCTGATTGATTATTATCTTCAATGTATAAATTCGTAAATATTTTTGTGATAAGACACGCTACAGTTAGCAAGAAACCATAAAGAcaaagtactgtgcaaaagtcctgaATCACACGTCGTTTccttatatttttatattttatatgttaCTAGGAAATGGGAACTAGGTGCAGAGATTAATGACTGAGTGAAACACACGTGGAAATACAATATGTGGATactggctgccttttgttttgctctgtTAATCCTGTattgcttcagtaatgttgaggtctggggaGGCCGaaccatgactgatagtgtcaaaggtgtgtttttcttttcatggaTGAATCATTGGCAGTGTGTTCGGGATCAcggtcatgctgaaaaatgtaaCTCTTGCTAATCACACACTTTCCAGATGATATTACACAGTGGATTAAAATATGACCATGCTTTTTGCGTTTATAATTCCATTGATTTTGACAAGATCATTAACACtgctggctgaaatgcagccccaaacgaTGACAAAGCCTCCAGTGTGTTTTAAAGATGGATGTAGAcactctcctgacctcctctgtcCATATTGACGGTGATTTGTttcctcagttctcctcaatACACTGCACAACCaacaaagtgcttaaagatacaatttaaaactgtgtttgtttgtttttgtttttttttactaagttgtctgttatgtgtagagaCAACACTGTTTCTACAAAGCCAGTTGGTAACTCAAATTCTTTTAAATATCAgacttcttccttttttctttggtaaagtaaatctaaaaaaggaaaatcagtgGAACAAACCAATACTTGAATCTGGAAAAAGAAATGTCCTTCtcttcttttaatttcttttagtCATTAATAGTATTTCTCCTGACATTATGACTATTAACTTATATAAaaggtaaaaaataataataaactataAACAGCTGTGCATATAGAATAAATGTGGAGTAATGAGTCCTTGGCCTTGTGTGTTGGAATCTCAGTTTTACTTTTCAATCTTTTTGCTGCCAGTCTCGTTCTCTGTGCATCTGAGTCGCTTCCTTTGGGAACGGCCTTTTAAGAAATGTGAGTGAAAATGACAAGTCAAATCGGGATAGCAGGATGCAGTCCACTTGTGATTcataaaatgatctgcatccccAGAGCCAGGACCTCAAcgttactgaagcagtgtgagatCATCTTGACAGTAAACGGAacaaaggcagccaacatccaaagatgagctttgaatgtcctttgaGAACCCtgcagaactattcctgaagactactcaAAGAAATTACAATAAAGCTGCCCAAGcaagttcaggctgtgttgaagaatcgTAAAACCCAGTCTTTGCCGCTTCTACTgtgtttccatgtatgtttgcacgtctttcaataaatcactgcacattTTTCCCCATTTTCCTTTGCTTCTGACTTTTAAAGGCTTAATTTAGTGAATAAAAAAAGTCTTACTAAACATTTCACTTGACACTTAGCTGTGATCATCCATATTGATGTGATTGTCATGTCTTCAATGTTAGTTACCATATCAAAGATTTTATGAAGTATCTCAGTGTCATATTTGCATGAATAAATGGACTCAAACTCAAAACCCTGAAGACCAGTGCAATTTTATTAAAAGAGCTCAAACAC harbors:
- the pif1 gene encoding ATP-dependent DNA helicase PIF1 isoform X1 — its product is MHRQFENRCFAFRSAGAAERQRVAVMLSGEDGAQLQCTVTVEQLNSSGQATRRQVIRKASVILGRNEFQEIVLRVHDGKVPQSYHLKEFKLFTKFARDGKCTVKLVPENIQVLMSNCPTDQLSLFLKTLSIKHQAWQGSKALSNREKLKAGLPRSFEAISPLQQKDIQKVNELRSKVAPNGLTDRTNRMTAAGTGQQVKRSRSDCNFSPVKANPSKKPILSLPSRKLNKEQAAVLSAVLSGKNVFFTGSAGTGKSFLLKRIMGSLPPKSTFATASTGVAACHIGGTTLHSFAGIGSGSAPLEQCIELAQRPGVLQHWTSCRHLIIDEISMVEAQFFDKLEAVARSVRRSTEPFGGIQLIVCGDFLQLPPVSKGKEKASFCFQARSWHKVIQINMELTEVRRQTDQSFISLLQAVRVGRVTEEVTAKLMKSAYHQIERDGILATRLCTHKDDVDLTNENKLQQLPGSARLFEALDSDPVLVKTIDAHSPVGRLIQLKVGAQVMLTKNLDVARGLVNGARGVVVGFESGKHGLPRVRFLCGVTEVLKPERWVFKSGGGIHLSRQQLPLKLAWAISIHKSQGMTLDCVEISLARVFESGQAYVALSRARNLEGLRVMDFDPRVVRADPDVLLFYRKLRKERLLMQASMEDFVSNNKENAW
- the pif1 gene encoding ATP-dependent DNA helicase PIF1 isoform X2, with translation MLSGEDGAQLQCTVTVEQLNSSGQATRRQVIRKASVILGRNEFQEIVLRVHDGKVPQSYHLKEFKLFTKFARDGKCTVKLVPENIQVLMSNCPTDQLSLFLKTLSIKHQAWQGSKALSNREKLKAGLPRSFEAISPLQQKDIQKVNELRSKVAPNGLTDRTNRMTAAGTGQQVKRSRSDCNFSPVKANPSKKPILSLPSRKLNKEQAAVLSAVLSGKNVFFTGSAGTGKSFLLKRIMGSLPPKSTFATASTGVAACHIGGTTLHSFAGIGSGSAPLEQCIELAQRPGVLQHWTSCRHLIIDEISMVEAQFFDKLEAVARSVRRSTEPFGGIQLIVCGDFLQLPPVSKGKEKASFCFQARSWHKVIQINMELTEVRRQTDQSFISLLQAVRVGRVTEEVTAKLMKSAYHQIERDGILATRLCTHKDDVDLTNENKLQQLPGSARLFEALDSDPVLVKTIDAHSPVGRLIQLKVGAQVMLTKNLDVARGLVNGARGVVVGFESGKHGLPRVRFLCGVTEVLKPERWVFKSGGGIHLSRQQLPLKLAWAISIHKSQGMTLDCVEISLARVFESGQAYVALSRARNLEGLRVMDFDPRVVRADPDVLLFYRKLRKERLLMQASMEDFVSNNKENAW